In the genome of Ptychodera flava strain L36383 chromosome 13, AS_Pfla_20210202, whole genome shotgun sequence, one region contains:
- the LOC139148155 gene encoding trafficking protein particle complex subunit 2-like protein: MAVCVAVIAKENYPLYIKTIPTENELKFHYTVHTCLDVVEEKVSSVSKSVNDLRELYLGLLYPTEDYKVYGYVTNTRVKFVIVVETSNNTLRDNEIRSMFRKLHNAYTDMLCNPFYTPGETVKSRAFDKVVSNMMASEVQL, translated from the exons ATGGCCGTTTGTGTTGCAGTCATAGCGAAGGAG AATTATCCACTGTATATCAAGACTATACCGACAGAGAATGAACTCAAGTTTCACTACACAGTCCATACCTGCTTGGATGTAGTGGAGGAGAAAGTTTCTTCAGTCAGTAAGAGTGTCAACGACCTCAGAGAGTTGTATCTTGGACTGCTGTACCCAACAGAGGACTACAAAGT ATATGGTTATGTCACAAACACCAGAGTCAAGTTTGTGATAGTTGTGGAAACATCAAACAATACACTTAGAGATAATGAAATCAGGAGT ATGTTCCGTAAACTTCATAATGCTTACACAGACATGCTGTGCAATCCATTTTATACACCGGGGGAAACAGTGAAATCAAG GGCATTTGATAAAGTAGTGTCCAACATGATGGCATCTGAGGTCCAGCTTTGA
- the LOC139148156 gene encoding N-acetylgalactosamine-6-sulfatase-like — translation MVSSSGSSTTARKLLVVVLLLHAHHGLNDAARKPNIIIMLMDDMGWGDLGVFGNPAKETPNLDRMAREGAQMMDFYAPNPLCSPSRAALLSGRLPIRNGFYTTNYHARCSYTPQEIVGGIPDSEILIPEELSKAGYRSKIVGKWHLGHRPQYLPLKHGFDEYLGAPNCHVGPEDDVKAPNIPVYRDSEMIGRYYEEFPINKKTGESNLTQLYIQEAISFIEKENNAGVPFFLYWAPDSTHSPHYASKTFLGTSQRELYGDAVRELDFGVGQILDKLRSLNIDNNTFVFFSSDNGAALSGGATAGSNGPFLCGKHTTFEGGMREPAIAWWPGKIKQGKISHQLGSLMDLFTTALDIAGIPPPSDRILDGTSLLPALVNDKLDPNKTIFYYRGNEIMAVRRGIYKAHFWTWSEGIRSLHREYCPGSQVKDVTTRDLTNHTASPLLFHLGRDPGEKFKLNPKDEEYKNGLKFIMEAVSEHKRTMVPGQPQLNMCDQGVMNWAPPGCEKLGKCLKALPSNPVKCTWPV, via the exons ATGGTCTCCAGCAGTGGTTCAAGTACTACCGCGCGAAAATTACTAGTCGTGGTTTTGCTATTACACGCACACCACGGCCTTAACGATGCAGCAAGGAAGCCCAATATCATAATCATGCTTATGGATGAT ATGGGATGGGGTGACTTAGGAGTGTTTGGCAATCCAGCCAAAGAAACTCCAAACCTTGATAGGATGGCAAGAGAAGGAGCACAAATGATGGATTTTTATGCACCAAATCCTCTTTGCTCACCAT CCAGAGCTGCATTGCTGTCAGGTCGTCTGCCAATCCGCAATGGTTTCTACACCACCAATTACCATGCACGTTGTTCATACACACCCCAGGAAATCGTTGGTGGTATACCAGATTCTGAAATACTGATACCTGAGGAGCTGAGCAAGGCTGGCTACAGAAGTAAAATTGTTGGAAAATG GCATTTAGGACATCGACCACAGTATCTACCACTGAAGCATGGGTTTGATGAATATTTGGGTGCACCTAACTGTCACGTTGGTCCAGAAGATGATGTGAAAGCACCAAATATTCCAGTGTACCGAGATTCTGAAATGATTGGGAGGTACTATGAAGAGTTTCCCATCAACAAAAAGACAGGAGAGTCCAATCTTACTCAGCTGTACATACAG GAGGCCATTTCATTCATTGAGAAGGAGAACAATGCAGGAGTTCCTTTCTTCCTGTACTGGGCCCCGGATTCAACCCACAGTCCACATTATGCATCTAAAACATTCCTGGGAACAAGTCAGAGAGAACTCTATGGAGATGCTGTCAGGGAACTTGACTTTGGAGTTGGACAAATACTTGATAAATTGAGAAGTCTCAACATAGACAACAACACTTTTGTGTTCTTCTCATCTGACAATGGTGCCGCTCTATCTGGGGGTGCTACAG CTGGTTCAAATGGTCCATTTCTGTGTGGCAAGCACACAACATTTGAAGGTGGCATGAGAGAGCCAGCCATAGCCTGGTGGCCAGGGAAAATCAAGCAAGGAAAG ATTAGCCATCAGCTAGGGTCTTTGATGGACCTTTTCACGACTGCCCTGGACATAGCAGGAATTCCTCCACCATCAGACAGAATTCTGGATGGCACAAGTTTACTGCCGGCATTAGTGAACGATAAGCTTGACCCGAACAAAACAATTTTCTATTATCGTGGCAATGAAATAATGGCCGTCAGACGTGGAATATACAAAGCTCATTTTTGGACTTGGTCAGAAGGTATTCGTTCATTG CATAGGGAATACTGCCCTGGTTCACAGGTAAAAGACGTGACAACTCGAGACTTGACCAATCACACGGCCAGCCCTCTGCTTTTCCACTTAGGACGGGATCCTGGAGAAAAATTTAAGTTAAA CCCAAAAGATGAAGAGTACAAAAATGGATTGAAATTTATTATGGAGGCTGTCAGTGAACACAAAAGAACCATGGTACCAGGGCAGCCACAGCTGAATATGTGTGACCAGGGTGTGATG AACTGGGCACCTCCTGGATGTGAAAAACTTGGAAAGTGTTTGAAAGCATTGCCATCCAATCCTGTCAAGTGTACATGGCCTGTCTAG
- the LOC139148158 gene encoding N-acetylgalactosamine-6-sulfatase-like, with amino-acid sequence MAVCLKVSAATIYLVFSCVLAAGEKPNVIIMLMDDMGWGDLGVFGEPAKETPNLDKMAAEGTLMPSFYTANPLCSPSRAALMTGRLPIRNGFYTTNDHARNAYTPQDIVGGISSAEILLPELLKTAGYKSKVIGKWHLGQQPEHLPFNRGFDEVFSSPNCHFGPYDNKQTPNIPVYKNNAMAGRYYEDFPIDHQSGESNMTQHFIQEGLSFIESKAKAKEPFFLYWTPDATHGPVYASKMFLGTSVRGTYGDAVRELDYGVGQILNKLKELKIEHNTFVFFTSDNGAATYAKTKGGSNGPFLCGKETTFEGGMREPGIAWWPGKIKAGEVSHQIATIMDLYSTALDLAGVAEPKDRIIDGTSLLPVLLDGKTNPNKTVFFYRGDELMAARHGIYKAHLWTWTNSEEEFHKGTDFCPGQAVEGVTTHNQTNNTAQPILFHLGRDPGEKYQIHPSSGEYKQGLQPILDAVAEHRKNLVPGQPQLNMCDRAVQNWAPVGCEKLGRCLKVPPSKPHKCTWPH; translated from the exons ATGGCGGTGTGTCTGAAAGTATCGGCTGCTACAATTTACCTTGTATTCAGCTGCGTTCTTGCAGCTGGTGAGAAACCCAACGTTATCATCATGCTCATGGATGAC ATGGGATGGGGAGATCTTGGTGTATTTGGTGAGCCAGCAAAAGAAACACcaaatttggacaaaatggCTGCAGAGGGCACGCTTATGCCATCATTTTACACAGCAAATCCACTGTGTTCTCCAT CCAGGGCAGCGTTGATGACGGGTCGTCTGCCTATCAGGAATGGTTTCTACACAACCAACGATCATGCTAGAAATGCATATACACCACAGGACATAGTGGGTGGAATATCATCTGCAGAGATACTGTTACCGgaacttttaaaaacagcgggATACAAAAGCAAAGTTATAGGAAAATG GCATCTTGGTCAGCAGCCAGAGCATCTTCCCTTCAACCGTGGATTTGATGAAGTGTTCAGCTCTCCAAACTGTCACTTTGGTCCCTAcgacaacaaacaaacacccaATATCCCGGTGTACAAAAATAACGCCATGGCAGGCAGATATTATGAAGATTTCCCCATCGATCATCAAAGTGGCGAGTCTAACATGACACAACATTTTATACAG GAGGGGCTCAGTTTCATTGAATCTAAAGCCAAAGCTAAGGAGCCATTCTTTCTCTATTGGACCCCTGATGCCACCCATGGACCAGTCTATGCATCAAAGATGTTTCTAGGTACCAGCGTACGTGGTACCTATGGTGACGCTGTCAGGGAACTGGATTATGGTGTCGGTCAGATACTGAACAAACTCaaagaattgaaaattgaaCACAACACGTTTGTGTTTTTCACATCTGACAATGGTGCAGCGACCTATGCAAAGACTAAAG GTGGTAGCAATGGTCCGTTCCTGTGTGGTAAAGAGACTACCTTTGAAGGTGGAATGAGAGAACCTGGCATTGCATGGTGGCCGGGTAAAATCAAAGCTGGAGAG GTAAGCCATCAGATTGCTACAATAATGGACCTGTACAGCACAGCCTTAGACCTAGCCGGCGTAGCAGAACCCAAGGACAGAATTATTGATGGTACCAGTCTGCTGCCTGTTCTGTTAGACGGCAAAACTAATCCCAATAAAACAGTCTTCTTTTACCGTGGAGATGAGCTGATGGCTGCGAGACACGGAATATACAAAGCCCATTTGTGGACATGGACTAACTCAGAAGAAGAGTTTCataag GGAACGGACTTTTGTCCAGGACAGGCAGTAGAAGGTGTGACAACTCACAACCAAACCAACAACACAGCACAGCCGATCCTCTTTCATCTTGGAAGAGATCCAGGCGAAAAATACCAGATACA TCCTAGCAGTGGTGAATACAAGCAGGGTTTACAGCCTATACTTGACGCCGTGGCTGAGCATAGGAAAAACCTTGTACCAGGTCAACCCCAACTGAACATGTGTGATAGGGCAGTTCAG AACTGGGCCCCTGTTGGTTGTGAGAAGCTTGGTAGATGTCTGAAGGTACCACCGTCCAAGCCACATAAGTGCACCTGGCCTCACTAG